The Kwoniella shivajii chromosome 4, complete sequence genome segment TTTATTAGGTTTCGCTACTGAGGAAGCTGCTCTGAGATTAGGACAAACACTCGGTGGTCTTCTCAACGCTACTTTGGGTAATGCAGTCGAGTTGATTGTTGCTATTCTCGCTTTAATCAAGGTGATTATTCATATAAATATACTCATTATCAACGAATTTAAGCTGATTGTTACCCCTTTCAGTGCGAGTTGCAAGTTGTCCAGTCCTCTTTGGTCGGTTCGATTTTGAGTAATATCTTGCTTGTTTTGGGAATGTGAGTTTTGCCGCTCAAATACAAAGCTCCCTTCCTATTGCTAATATCACCTTGCGATTATTAGGTGTTTCTTCGCTGGTGGCTTCAGATACGCCGAACAAAGCATCAAATCCACTGCAGCCCAGCTCAATGCGTCGTTACTTCTTATCGCAGTTATTGCCGTTCTCATTCCCTCCGCCTTCCATTTCTCAATCAGCTCTAGTACTTCAAACACTAATGCAGATCAACTCgcttcaggtgaaggtgctgaTTTGCTATCTATGAGTCACGCCGTTGCCATCTTACTCCTGGTTTTGTATTTGGGTTATTTGGTGTTCCAAATGTACACTCATGCTGTGAGCTAGTCCCTGAAACCTCAACGATTTATGATTGACCATGCTGATGCATCCAAATCTTCTCGTAGGCATTATACGTTGACGATGAGGTAACTGGATCCACTCAATATCCCGAAGCCATCACCAATATGTCTGAGAAGTTCAAGTTCCGAAACATCAACTTGCATCGACACAAgaaaacagatgaagaagaagctaccACCACCGCGTCCGATTCTACATCTACCTCTGCACCAGGAGTAGCCAACGCTGGTGGAAACATACCCGCCGTCCACGGTCCTGGCACCATCGCTCCCGAGAACTCCACTGTACAAAGACAGCAAGCAcacgaggaagaagaggaggacgaAGAGACTCCTCAAATGAATGTCATCTCTACTATCGTAAGTCGCCTTCTACATTATATTTTGAAAAAGCAGATCActgatatcttcattttgCATGAATAGGTATTAATGGTTCTCATCACTGTTATCGTCGGTGTTACAGCAGAGTTCTTGGTAGATTCCATCAATGGTTTAGTCacttctcatccttctttatCTGCCGAATGGGTCGGTTTGATCTTACTTCCTATTGTAAGTGATAACCACAGTTTGTCATTTAGATATTTCAAACCGCTGATTCCTGTGACGGTCCAATGAATAGGTCGGTAATGCTGCGGAACATTTCACTGCTGTATCGGTATCAGTTAAGGACAAACTCGATTTGTCCATCTCAGTAGCTGTGAGTTGAGCTCGGGTTCAGACCCTCAATGATCAAGCAAGGCATGACCAACTGATATGCTACGTTGATCAGGTTGGTTCTTCTATTCAAATTGCTTTATTCGTTATCCCCGTCATTCAATTATTAGCTTGGTCAATCGGTAAACCCATGACGTGAGCTACAGGTCCATCAACCAACGTTTGTATGATATGCTGACTCTCCCTGTGGGAATGAACAGGTTGCTATTCGATCGTAAGTCTTCTTGAGTGAAAGCAGCATTTTTAGGTTCAACAGGCTAATTATTTGCCGATGTATAGCATACGAATCTATCGTTCTCTTCTTATCTGTATTGATTGTCAACCAAACTCTTGCTGATGGTCGATCCAAGTGAGCATATGCCCGACTTCTGACCATTTCTGTCTATACATACTGATGTCATGAAACAGCTGGATGGAAGGATTGGTTCTTATGATGTTGTACTTGATCATCGCCGTCTCATTCTGGTACTACCCTGTGAGTCGAGATCGTCGTTTTGGATTAAGTATGAAGCTTATCCGTTGAAACAGGGCTCAAATACTGCTACTTTATTGGGATGTGCCGGAGCTACATAAACAAGCCTGCATGCAAAATATGTCTGAACGAGTAAGGGAAGGAAGCGGGGAAGGATATTGATCCTTATCTTCTAGAcaaaggaggaaggaaggtggACTGGTAGGGTTCTAGTTGCTTTATTATAATTTACTTTGTGTGTTCTGTGGTGGGTGTGCAGTACTATACACGATTCGTTTCAGTTGGCTCCTTTCAGGATGACGCTTCAAAAAATGTATTCATAGATCAAGCGACGCCGCAGAGTCGTGATAGATGATTGTTGCGTTGCCTTCTTGGAATACGAGTACTTATCCCGGACTGCATAATGAAGAATCATACTGTAAGACCTTATCAAAGAACCCTTGACAAGATGGCACCACATTCAGGTCAATGCTGCATCCAAGGCAGGTAATCTGACTGAATTTAGTGGTGTGCCTTCTTAATTCTACACTATACAAATCCATTCGGTGCTCATCCGTTCTTCCCATCACAGATCCTGAGGAAACCTGTTGATGCTTTTTGAAATCCGACGTATCGTCCTTCTACCTTAGTACAGACAGAAGAGATAGGCTGAGACGCGTAAGACTAAGAGAATGAAGCAGACTACCTCCTTTTCCCCAGTTTCGAGAGAAAAGACCATCTCTGAAACAGATTACAAATCATGACGGAGTACCATGCACTTGAAGATCACGTCTATGAACGAGGTAGGGAATGAAACTGTGTTGATTGAAAGATTTCAATCTGAACACAGGACTGGCTCAAATCAGGATAATACTAATGTCAATACGGATAACCAGTACAAGTACAAGTACTCATAAATCGTATGAGATTAAGATATGACCAACACGAGAAATAATAGGTTTGACAGCATacgatatgatatgatatgatatgaaTTTCGTTACATCTTTTCATGTCGATGCCTTCTTCACTATTTATATTTTAACTGTATATTTCT includes the following:
- a CDS encoding calcium/proton exchanger, which translates into the protein MTSIQPNSVDPNQRRVSFPDAIAITTTTDPSNGPMTSSPPSSPSLPTYDPPVIGENRSSTPNGGTRRRTANVNGNGNARSVTLDTEPHVTRRQTTESMRSSRRNASFDPNASLVRRVTTVLFTPPKKVGKAPTYMGSLKAAIMSTWLNVLLVFIPIGWALYLAKHSGGKESITDTAVFITTFISIIPLAGLLGFATEEAALRLGQTLGGLLNATLGNAVELIVAILALIKCELQVVQSSLVGSILSNILLVLGMCFFAGGFRYAEQSIKSTAAQLNASLLLIAVIAVLIPSAFHFSISSSTSNTNADQLASGEGADLLSMSHAVAILLLVLYLGYLVFQMYTHAALYVDDEVTGSTQYPEAITNMSEKFKFRNINLHRHKKTDEEEATTTASDSTSTSAPGVANAGGNIPAVHGPGTIAPENSTVQRQQAHEEEEEDEETPQMNVISTIVLMVLITVIVGVTAEFLVDSINGLVTSHPSLSAEWVGLILLPIVGNAAEHFTAVSVSVKDKLDLSISVAVGSSIQIALFVIPVIQLLAWSIGKPMTLLFDPYESIVLFLSVLIVNQTLADGRSNWMEGLVLMMLYLIIAVSFWYYPGSNTATLLGCAGAT